The Aneurinibacillus uraniidurans genome segment TTTTAGACACAGACGTACCACAAATGACGATTCCAGTTCGTCCAGGGCGTAACCTGGCGGTGATCGTGGAAGTAGCGGCGATGAACTTCCGTCTGAAGCGTATGGGCTATAATGCAGCGGTTGTATTTAGTAAGAAACTGACAGATACGATCGAAGAAGCGGCAGACGACATCTAAGGAGAGATACGATATGGTAAAGGCTCTTAACCCGATCGCGTTCCATCTGGGGCCGATCCCTGTACATTGGTATGGACTTATTCTGGGGACAGCGGCACTTGTTGGGCTGTTGCTTGCCTTACGAGAAGCGCGTAGGGTCGGCATGGACCCGGAGATTATTATGGATGTGGTCATGTACGGGGTTCCGGCTGCGATTATTGGGGCGCGTATTTATTATGTTATTTTTCGCTGGGATGAATATTACAGCACGCATCCGAGTGAGATTATTGCAATCTGGCATGGTGGAATCGCGATTCATGGTGCGTTAATTGGGGCGATCTTGGCGGGCTATATCTATTCTCGAGTTCATAATATTTCGTTCTGGCGTCTGACAGACATTGTAGCACCGAGCTTAATTATTGGGCAGGCAATCGGTCGCTGGGGGAATTTTATGAATCAGGAAGCGCATGGTGGGCCGGTGACGCTGGAGTTTCTACAACGGCTGCATCTTCCGCAGTTTATTATCAATCAGATGTACATCCTTGACCCGATAACGAATACATACCAGTATTATCATCCGACATTCCTGTATGAATCAATCTGGGACCTGGCGGGCTTTCTGCTGCTTATTACGCTTCGCCGGGTGGTCAGATTACGGCGTGGAGACTTGTTCCTGACGTATATCATCTGGTATTCGATTGGACGTTTTTTCATAGAGGGATTGCGGACGGACAGTTTGATGCTGACAGATTACTTGCGTATGGCACAGGTGATTAGTTTGGTGCTGATTGTACTGGCACTGATCCTGATGGTTGTACGTCGCCGTCTTGGCTATGCCGATAAGCGATATGGAGAAGAGTGAGAAATAATACGTACATAAGGAAGGGATATAATGTTGCGATATGAGTATGTGCTGTTTGATCTTGATGGTACACTGATTGACACGAACAACCTGATTTTAACTTCATTTATGTATACATTAGAAAAATACTATCCAGGCAAATATACGCGTGATGACATTCTCCCGCATATGGGTAAGCCGTTGTATGACCAGATGGAGATATTCGGACCCGAGCATGTAGACGAGCTGGTGCAGGTGTACCGTGAGCATAATGACCTCGTACATGACGAGCTTGTACGCGAATTTCCGAATGTTGTGCAGACGGTACATGATTTGGCAGCTATGGGTGTGAAAATGGGGATTGTGACTACAAAACAGCGCCATACTGCGGAAATGGGAGTACGCATGTTTGGACTTGATAAATATATGGACGCATTTGTGGCCTACCAGGATACGGAAGAGCACAAACCGCATCCAGCTCCAGTGTTAAAAGCCATCGAATTGCTGAATGCTGACCCGACTCGTACATTAATGGTTGGAGACAGCCAGTACGATATTCAGGCAGCACAAAATGCGGGTGTGGCATCAGCAGGTGTAGCGTGGAGTCTGAAAGGGGCGTCGTTTCTTTCTACATTCGAGCCAACGTATTTGCTGAATGATATGTCTGATTTAATTCAGATCGTCAAGCAGCCAATCGAAAGCGAGTAAGAGGTGGCATATGGCAAAGCGAAAAACAGAACGCTACCCGGTGACGGGCGCTAATTCGCTCTGGCAGATTTACAGAACGGTGAGCTTCTGGAAAGTTATGAAATGCTTCACTGTTGTCCAACTCGCTCGCTATGTTCCATGGCTCCCGATGAAAAATTGGATGTATCGTAACTTTCTGGGCATGAAGATCGGCCAGCAAACATCGGTTGCACTGATGGTCATGATGGATTCGATGTTTCCGGAGCGCATTTCGATTGGAGACAACAGCATTATTGGATATAATACGACGATTCTTGCGCATGAGTATTTAATAGAAGAGTATCGGCTCGGTGATGTCAAGATCGGCTCGAATGTAATGATCGGGGCAAACTCGACGATTCTTCCGGGCGTGACGATTGGCGATGGAGCGATCGTGTCAGCGGCAACACTTGTGCATCAAGACGTGCCAGCCGGGGCATTCGTCGGGGGGAATCCGATGCAGATCATCCGGCAGCCCTCTTAATCGAGTGCAAAAAATCATGAAGGAGGTATGAGGCAAGCGGGAAGTATATGTTCAAACGCTGTCTGTTTCTTTTCGGCAAAGAAGTGTAACTGTCCGCTTCAGGGCAATGCTTTTTGAACATATACTTCCGGTGTTCATACTCTCATGGTTTTTGTTAGGCTAAGAGTGTTGTAAGGGAAGCGGAAGCAATTATTTTGACAAAGCTAGAGGAGACAGCGTTCGAAAAGCGCTGTCTTTTCTTTTTATACCGAGCGGAGGCAAGAAACGGGGATTAAGAACGGCAATTGGCTCCATCGTTAAGAAACCCAGATGTTTTGCCGTTCCCCCGTTTCTTGGCGGAGCGGGCAGTTTATACTTCTCTGCTAAAAAGAAACAACAAGCTTTCGAACGCTGCCTCCTCCTTGCTCGGCTCAAACTAATCGCTTTCCCCCTCTTTACAAGCACGATTCCTCGTGGTAGACTTACAATCAATAACAATCCTTTAGCTTGGTAGCGAACTAAAGGATATAAAGGAGAGAAACACTGATGTCGAGACCGTTAGGCTTTGAAAAACCGCTCGGTATGCGAGATGTACTCCCGGATTTGTTGAAGAAACAGCGCAAGCTTGAAGATAAAGTAAAGCAGTGCATGGAACAATGGGGATATGCGGAGATTATGACCCCGACGCTTGAATACTACGATACAGTCGGTGGCGCGAGTGCCACTATTGATAACAAACTATTCAAATTACTCGATCGGCAGGGTAAAACCGTGGTGCTGCGGCCCGATATGACGGCCCCGATCGCACGTGTGGCGTCGTCGCTTTTAAAAGATGAGCCGCTTCCCTTACGCCTGATGTACAGCGCGAGCGTATTCCGGGCACAAGCGAAAGAGGCAGGACGCAATGCGGAGTTTGTCCAGCTGGGCATTGAAAACATCGGTTCAGCGTCGGTGGACGCGGATGCAGAAGCGATTGCGCTTGCGGTATCTGTATTAAAAGCCGCAGGGGTACAAACGTTTAAAATTGCGATTGGGCATGTGGGATTTCTGGAGGGGCTGTTCGAAGAAACGGTTCCGCGCAAAGAAGACCGCGATGTGTTGCGAGAGTACTTGCACTGCCGTAATTATGTAGGGTTCCGTCAATATGTGAAAGAACTAAAGCTCCCAGCTGAAAACGAAGCGCGTCTGCGTGAGTTGTTGAAGCTGCGCGGCGGTAAGGAGCTCATTGCACGAGCTGAGGCGATTACGGTGAACGGTCAGGCACGCCGAGCCGTAGCGAACTTGTATGAATTATGGGAAGCGCTCGAAGCGTATCAAGTAACAGACTCTGTCATTCTGGATCTGAACATGAGCAGCAACCTTGATTACTATACAGGCGTTTTATTCGAAGGGTATGCAGCGAATCAAGGGTTTGCCCTTTGTACAGGTGGACGGTATGACAGCCTAATGGCACAGTTTGGACGTCCGTGTCCAGCTACCGGATTTGCCGTTCAGATGGATAGACTGCTTGAAGCGGTAGGCGATACGCCAATAAAGGTAGAAAAAAGCCTGATTTTGTATCGAGCATCACAGCGTCAGGAAGCGTTGGAGCTAGCGCGTCGTCTGCGCATAGAAGAAGGAAAAGTGGTCGTTGCGCAGCGGAAGGATGAATGGCTGGCGGCTGATTTTTCTCAATATACCGATATTATTGACCTGACGAAGGAGGGAGCATAATGGCGATGCAGGCAAGTGACCGATTAATTGTAGCGATGCCGAAAGGGCGGATTTTTGAAGAAGCGGCGGACCTGTTACGTCGTGCCGGGGTGCCGCTCCCACCAGAGTTTGACGATTCCAGGAAATTGATTGTTCCCGTTCCGGAGGCAAACCTTGATTTTATTCTGGCTAAGCCAACGGATGTTCCGACATATGTAGAATATGGTGTGGCGGATATCGGGGTAGTAGGGAAAGATGTGCTGCTTGAGGAAGACCGCGATGTATACGAGTTACTGGACCTGCAGATTAGTCGTTGTCGCTTGTCTGTTGCGGGTCTGCCAGACTGGAAACCGACGAGTGGCACGCCGCGTGTCGCGACGAAATATCCGCGTGTTGCATCGAAATATTTTCGAGAGCAAGGTCAGCAGGTGGAAGTCATCAAGCTAAATGGCTCCATCGAACTGGCACCACTCATTGGACTTGCCGACCGGATTGTGGACATTGTGTCAACTGGACGTACATTACAAGAGAATGGCCTGGTTGAATTAGAAGAAATCGTACCGATCACGACCCGCCTGATCGCCAATCGGGTAAGCTACCGAATGAAGAGCGAAGCGGTTGATTATGTATATGAGAAGTTCGCGTCAATTGTGGAGGAGAAATAAATGATACGCATTGTAGAGGCTAACAATTTTTCTACACGCCGCGATGTAGAGAATGGAACTGACACGCAGCGTGCGGCTGTGCTTGATATTCTGGCACAGGTAAAACAGAACGGCGATCAAGCAGTACTCGATTATACCGCTCGCTTTGACGGCATTATGTTAGATAGCATGCGAGTAAGTGAAGCAGAATTTGCGGAGGCTGAGCAAAATATTAGCCCGGAAGTACGCGAAGCAATTGAGGCAGCCGCAATTAACATTCGTGATTACCACAGCCGTCAGATGCGTCAGTCATGGATGACGACGAAAGAGTCTGGTACGATGCTTGGTCAGCTTATCCGTCCATTGCAGCGTGTCGGTCTGTATGTACCGGGCGGCACAGCGGCGTATCCGTCCTCTGTCTTGATGAATGCCATTCCGGCACAAGTAGCCGGGGTAGAAGAGATCGCGATGGTTACGCCGCCAGGCAAGGATGGAAAAGTCAATCCAGGCGTGCTTGTAGCGGCGCAAACGCTTGGTGTAACGGAGATTTACAAAGTCGGCGGCGCCCAGGCGATTGCGGCTCTCACATATGGAACGGAAACGATCAAGCCGGTTGATAAAATTGTGGGTCCGGGGAATATTTATGTAGCATTGGCAAAGCGAGAAGTATTCGGCTTAGTTGATATCGATATGGTAGCTGGACCGAGTGAGATTGTCGTGCTGGCAGATAACACAGCAAACCCTGGTTATGTGGCGGCTGACTTGCTGTCGCAGGCGGAGCACGATGCGATGGCGTCCTCTGTTTTGGTTACACCAAGTCGTACACTGGCCAAAGCAGTACAGCAGGAAGTCGAGAAACAACTTGCGGTTCTGCCGCGTCGGGAAATCGCCGAGAAATCCATTCGTGATCACGGTGCGATCTGCATCGTGGATAGTCTGGAACAAGGCATTGATGTAGTTAATCGTCTCGCTCCGGAACATCTTGAGGTCATAGTGAAAGATGCGATGGAGTATGTAGGTAAGCTGAAAAACGCCGGGGCGATTTTCCTTGGTGCATACAGCTCGGAGCCGGTAGGCGATTACTTTGCCGGACCGAACCACGTTCTGCCGACGAACGGCACGGCACGGTTCTCATCCCCGCTCAATGTGGATGATTTCCTCAAAAAAACAAGCTTGATTTCATACAGTCGTCAGGATTTACTGGCGAACGGACAAAAAATCGTGGCCCTTGCCCGCCAGGAGGGGCTAGAAGCACATGCGCGGGCGATTCAGATTCGCCTTGATAACGAACAGAACTAGGGGGAACCAGCATGCGTCAGGCATCTCTTGCACGTAAGACAAATGAAACGGATATTACTTTATCGTTTGCTATAGACGGCGAAGGCCGTAGTGAATTAAAAACGGATGTTCCATTTCTCGATCATATGCTCGATCTATTTACAAAGCATGGTCAGTTTGACTTGAATGTACAGGCAAAAGGCGATATCGAGATTGACTACCACCATACAGTAGAAGATATTGCAATCTGTTTAGGTCAGGCGCTGCGGGAAGCGCTCGGTGACAAGAAAGGGATTAAGCGGTACGCAAGTGTGTTTGTTCCGATGGATGAAGCACTTGGTCAGGTCATTATTGATATTAGCAACCGCCCGCACCTTGAATATCGTGCTGAATTCCCATCTGCGAATGTCGGCAATTTCCCGGTTGAATTGTTCCATGAATTTTTCTGGAAGCTGGCACTTGAAGCGCGCATTACGCTCCATATTATTGTGCACTATGGACATAACACGCACCACATGATTGAAGCGGTATTCAAAGCACTTGGCCGTGCGCTTGATGAAGCGACGATGATCGACCCGCGTGTGAAAGGGGTCCCGTCCACGAAAGGAATGTTGTAACGATGATCGCGATAATTGACTATGGAATGGGCAACTTGCATAGTGTGAGCAAGGCAGTGGAGCGCCTCGGGTATGCGTACAAATTCGTATCCACGGCTGATGAGTTGCTTGCAGCAGACGGTGCGATTCTGCCGGGGGTTGGTGCATTTGGCGATGCGATGAAAAACTTGCGAGAACTGGGTCTCATTGAACCGATTCACCAGTTCGTAGCGAGTGGCAAACCACTTGTCGGCATTTGCCTTGGAATGCAGCTGTTATTTGATAGCAGTACCGAGCACGGTGCGAACGAAGGATTAGGGCTTCTTCCAGGTCGCGTTGAGCGTTTTGAAGGAGATTACAAAGTTCCGCATATGGGCTGGAATCGGTTGGCATTCTTGCAGGATAATCGGATTTTTAACGGCGTGGAGCAGGGATATGTGTATTTTGTACATTCGTACTTCCTGCAGCCGACAGAGGAAAACCGTCCAGTATTGCTAGCGACGGCAGATTATTATCAGGAAGTGCCAGCGATTGTTGGCAAGGGCAATGTGTATGGCATGCAGTTCCACCCGGAGAAAAGTGGGACAGTTGGCATGAAGCTATTGCAAAATTTTGCGGAGCTATGTGAAACGGCGCGTACGACATAATGAGATAGAAATGAGGGTGTGGAGATGAGTTTCATTATTTACCCGGCGATTGACATTCGCGGTGGCAAGTGTGTGCGCCTGTTACAAGGCGACTACAATCAAGAAACGGTATATGGCGATTCGCCGCTCGACATGGCGAAGCAATGGGCAGCGCAGGGTGCACAGTGGGTTCACCTGGTTGATCTTGACGGCGCAAAAGTAGGCCAGCCGGTTAATCATGAAGTTGTATGTGAAATTGCTCGTACGCTTGACGTACCCGTTCAAATTGGCGGCGGCCTGCGCCGAATGGAAGATATAGAACGCTACATCGAGAGTGGCGTAGCCCGTGTGATTCTCGGAACAGCGGCGATTCAGGATCAGCCATTTGCGGAGCAGGTGCTGGCGAAGTACGGTGATAAGGTGGCGATTGGTATTGACGCCCGCAATGGCTATGTGGCGACACATGGCTGGCTGGAAACGTCTGAGGTAACGGCGGAAGCACTGGCGAAAGTGCTCATTTCCAAGGGAGCAGAGACGTTCATCTACACTGATATTTCCCGTGACGGCACGCTAGCAGGGCCGAGTACAGAATCAACGGTACAGCTGGCGCGTGCGATCGGCAAAACCGTCATCGCATCCGGTGGTGTGAGCGTGGAGCAGGATCTGCTCGAATTGGCGCAGTACGCAAAAGACGGAGTCGGCGGTGCGATTGTAGGTAAGGCATTGTACACAGACCGGATCAATCTTGCACAGGCGCTGCGCAGCGTGCAGGAGGTGTAGTGCATGCTGGCAAAACGAATCATCCCGTGTCTTGATGTAAAAGAAGGTCGGGTTGTAAAAGGGATTAGCTTTGTAAACTTGCGCGATGCCGGTGATCCAGTTGAGCTGGCGAAGCGGTACAGTGACGAAGGCGCGGACGAGCTTGTATTCCTCGATATTTCAGCTTCCCATGAAGGTCGGGAGACGATGGTCGAGGTGGTCGAGAATACAGCGGCGAACGTAACGATTCCGTTCACGGTTGGTGGCGGCATTAATGCGGTGGAAGATATGCGCCGCATCTTGCGGGCTGGAGCAGACAAAGTGTCCGTGAATACAGCAGCCGTTAAGCGCCCGGAACTTGTACGGGAAGGGGCGGAAGTGTTCGGCAGCCAGTGTATTGTGGTCGCGATTGATGCGAAGGCAAAAGCAGATGGAACGGGCTGGGAAGTGTACACACACGGTGGACGTACGGCGACAGGCATCGATGCGGTCGAGTGGGCGAAGCAGGTGGCGGCACTTGGTGCAGGTGAGATTTTGCTGACGAGTATGGATTCGGACGGACAAAAAGACGGATTTGCGCTGGCACTGACACGGGCGGTATCGGAAGCTGTTCGTATTCCGGTCATTGCCTCCGGCGGTGCAGGCTCAAAGGAGCACTTTTATGATGCATTTGTAGAAGGAAAAGCGGATGCAGCGCTGGCAGCTTCGATTTTTCATTATAAGGAAACATCCATTCAAGAAGTAAAGCAGTACTTACATGAGCGTAAGATCGAGATGCGTATAACAGAGGAGACGGTATAAATGAATGTGCAAGATTTGAAATTTGACAGCAACGGCTTAATCCCAGCGATTGTGCAGGATGCACAGAGTAAGGAAGTGCTGACGCTTGCCTACATGAATGAAGAGTCGCTCAAAAAAACGATCGAGACACGCGAAACATGGTTCTGGAGCCGTTCGCGCCAGGAGCTATGGAACAAAGGGACTACATCAGGCAATACACAGCGCGTAGTCGATATTACGTATGACTGCGACGGAGATTCCCTCGTTGTAAAAGTAATTCCGGCAGGTCCAGCCTGCCACAAAAATGTATACTCCTGCTTTACGGAGTCACTGCTGACAGGGGAAGCGGCATCTGGAAACCCAGAACCGACAGCGGTGGAGACAGACGGTCGATTTGATATCATTAACAAACTGGAGTCTCTGATTGCGAAGCGAGAAGCGGAGATGCCGGAAGGATCATATACAACGTATTTATTCCGTGAAGGCGTGGATAAAATCCTGAAAAAAGTTGGGGAAGAGGCGAGTGAAGTAATTATCGCGGCGAAAAACCGCAGTCATGATGAGCTGCGCTATGAAGCGTCTGATTTAATTTTCCACTTGCTTGTGTTGTTACGCGAACAGAAGCTGCCATTTGATGCCGTCCTTCAAGAGCTGGAGAAACGTCACGTAAAATAAGGAATTCTATATAAAGCGGATGAGCCTGGTAGCTTATCCGCTTTTTTGTTATGCCATGAAGGTAATGATGTCACCATCTTCTGGAATGAGAAGGCGGGATGATAAATCGTTTGCGTCTGCAAATGTACGAAGTTCGCTGCGGGATAGACGGCAGTGATTCCACGCCTCCATGTGGACAGCAACGATGCGGGCGTGAGGAGCGCAGTTGCTTACGTGCAGAATGTCGGTTGAAGTCATCGTAATTGGTGGACCTTCTGCAAATTGTGCGCCTCCCGCAAAACAGACAACCACATCTGGAGTATGGGTATGAAGTGCTTGCTTGACTTCCGGGCACCAGACAGTATCACCGCTTATATAAAGAGTAGGTTCTGTTTGGGCTTCCAATACAAAGCCGGACACAGGTCCCATGCGCTGTGCCATCTCCCCCGATCCGTGCTGCCCGCCGGTTCTATGAAGCGTGATGCCTTCCCAGGTAAGGGAAGAAGATACAGGGGAGACATGGCGAAACCCATGTGCTTGAATGGCTTCTGTATCCTCAGGTTGGCAGAAGACAGGCAGGTTTTTAGGTAGGAGTCGAGCAGCCTCTGGATCAAAATGATCCCGGTGTAGATGCGTAAGGAGTACTGCGTCGACTTCGAGCAGTGTGGACAGAGGGACTGTAAGATTGACCAATGGGTTTTTATGAGTATTTGGAACATCAGGCACAGGGTCCATACTTCCTTCGGGACTACATATCGGATCAATTAGTAAGCGCTGATTATGGAACTCGATCAATAATGTGGCGTGGCGAACAAGCTGGATATTCATATTTTTATTCCTCCTTCTTGAAGCATCGGTATACAATCATTGTACAAAGAAGGTTGATTGTTTTGCGTAAGAGTATATCGGATTATAGTTTCATGATGAAAGAAGGGAAAAGGAAATGCTTGATGCAGCGGATAAGGCAATTCTTGATTTATTGCGGAAAAATGCTCGCATGCAATGGCGGGAAATTGGGGAGCTGGTACATCTAACGGGCCAGGCGGTGGCGAACCGAATTCGTCGTATGGAGGAAGCGGGGGTTATTACTGGATATGCCGCGCAGATAGATGAGAAGAAGCTGGGAAAGTCGATTACCGCTTTTATAACGGTTTTCATGAAGAGTAACAATCATGAGGGTTTTCATACGTTTGTTCGAAACCATTCAGAGGTTCATTTCGTTCATCGGGTAAGCGGAGATGGTTGTTATCTTATACACGTATGTTTGACGGATATGGAAGAACTTCAGACATTTTTAGATGAACTTCTACAGTATGCTAATTATCGTGTACAAATAAGTGTGAGCAAAATGAAATAAAAAGGTTGCATTCTATTTTTTAATCTGATAATCTATAAAAGTTGCTGACAACGAGTCACAGCAGTCAAGAAAATAAGCTAAAAAAACTTCTGAAAAGATGTTGACAAAAGCTTGCTAACTTGATAAGATATAAAAGTCGCCGCTGAAATACAGCGAAGCGATGAACTGCTAAAGAAGTTCCTTGAAAACTGAACAGTGAAACTCGAGTGTGTGAGTTCAATCAATTTCGATTTATTTATTAAGCTAGCTTTCGAGCTCAGCGAATCATCTTTTCAACTTTATTGGAGAGTTTGATCCTGGCTCAGGACGAACGCTGGCGGCGTGCCTAATACATGCAAGTCGAGCGGACGGATGGAGTGCTTGCACTCCTGATGTTAGCGGCGGACGGGTGAGTAACACGTAGGCAACCTGCCCGACAGACAGGGATAACTCCGGGAAACCGGTGCTAATACCTGATACGCAGCAAGGAGGCATCTCCTTGTTGGGAAAGACCATGAGTCACTGTCGGATGGGCCTGCGGCGCATTAGCTAGTTGGTGGGGTAGAGGCCTACCAAGGCGACGATGCGTAGCCGACCTGAGAGGGTGATCGGCCACACTGGGACTGAGACACGGCCCAGACTCCTACGGGAGGCAGCAGTAGGGAATCTTCCGCAATGGACGAAAGTCTGACGGAGCAACGCCGCGTGAACGAAGAAGGTTTTCGGATCGTAAAGTTCTGTTGTAAGGGACGAACCGCCGGGATGACCTCCCGGTCTGACGGTACCTTACGAGAAAGCCCCGGCTAACTACGTGCCAGCAGCCGCGGTAATACGTAGGGGGCAAGCGTTGTCCGGAATTATTGGGCGTAAAGCGCGCGCAGGCGGTTTTCTAAGTTAGGTGTGAAAGCCCACGGCTCAACCGTGGAGGGCCACCTAAAACTGGGAGACTTGAGTGCAGGAGAGGAGAGCGGAATTCCACGTGTAGCGGTGAAATGCGTAGAGATGTGGAGGAACACCCGTGGCGAAGGCGGCTCTCTGGCCTGTAACTGACGCTGAGGCGCGAAAGCGTGGGGAGCAAACAGGATTAGATACCCTGGTAGTCCACGCCGTAAACGATGAGTGCTAGGTGTTGGGGACTCCAATCCTCAGTGCCGCAGCTAACGCAATAAGCACTCCGCCTGGGGAGTACGGCCGCAAGGCTGAAACTCAAAGGAATTGACGGGGACCCGCACAAGCGGTGGAGCATGTGGTTTAATTCGAAGCAACGCGAAGAACCTTACCAGGGCTTGACATCCCTCTGAAATCTCTAGAGATAGAGGCTCCCTTCGGGGCAGAGGTGACAGGTGGTGCATGGTTGTCGTCAGCTCGTGTCGTGAGATGTTGGGTTAAGTCCCGCAACGAGCGCAACCCTTGTCCTTAGTTGCCAGCATTCAGTTGGGCACTCTAGGGAGACTGCCGTCGACAAGACGGAGGAAGGTGGGGATGACGTCAAATCATCATGCCCCTTATGTCCTGGGCTACACACGTGCTACAATGGATGGAACAACGGGCCGCCAACTCGCGAGAGTGAGCAAATCCCTGAAAACCATTCTCAGTTCGGATTGCAGGCTGCAACTCGCCTGCATGAAGCCGGAATCGCTAGTAATCGCGGATCAGCATGCCGCGGTGAATACGTTCCCGGGTCTTGTACACACCGCCCGTCACAC includes the following:
- a CDS encoding Lrp/AsnC family transcriptional regulator encodes the protein MLDAADKAILDLLRKNARMQWREIGELVHLTGQAVANRIRRMEEAGVITGYAAQIDEKKLGKSITAFITVFMKSNNHEGFHTFVRNHSEVHFVHRVSGDGCYLIHVCLTDMEELQTFLDELLQYANYRVQISVSKMK
- a CDS encoding MBL fold metallo-hydrolase, encoding MNIQLVRHATLLIEFHNQRLLIDPICSPEGSMDPVPDVPNTHKNPLVNLTVPLSTLLEVDAVLLTHLHRDHFDPEAARLLPKNLPVFCQPEDTEAIQAHGFRHVSPVSSSLTWEGITLHRTGGQHGSGEMAQRMGPVSGFVLEAQTEPTLYISGDTVWCPEVKQALHTHTPDVVVCFAGGAQFAEGPPITMTSTDILHVSNCAPHARIVAVHMEAWNHCRLSRSELRTFADANDLSSRLLIPEDGDIITFMA